Within Solea solea chromosome 1, fSolSol10.1, whole genome shotgun sequence, the genomic segment tgtccatcactGACCCCGTCTATACCGGCACAGCTCTGATGCAAAGTGTCAAAGTGTTCTACAGGCAGACGTTTTCTGAGAACTGAGGGGAAAAGAAATCCAAAATACAGCAGAGATGGAAATTAAGTCAGAATGTTCTGGAAACGCGaaataaaagattttaaaaatccACTCCTCACATAAAGGCAACAGAtggtaaagtaaaaaagtaaagttaTGCCTtactttgcttcttttttttctctctaccaTTTCATACAAATTAGATTATTTACATAGCAACATACCATATTTTCACACAGAAATGCATTAAATGCTTGAGTTAAAATATCTTAATTACCAAGTATCTTATTGTGGAACAATCTTAAAAGTATataagtaaaaaacaaacaaactagttTGTTAGATCATTGATAAAGGCAACTTATTCTGACACTCATTACTCTTGTTTTGATGTGTTGCACTGatgtttagggctgcaacaattacttgattaatcgattactaaattgattgtcaactattttgataatcaattaagcAGTTTGAGTGGGTTTTTGGGGGGGCACCGGAGagcaatctcgcctagggcacaaaattaggtagagccggccctgcTCTAGACACAGTTCTAAGAAAGTTATTAGGTCGGTGTTTTCCAAGCTGACGTCATCAAATTATTTCACAATCTACATATTCACTTGACTATTTACCAAGgaacaaacaacattttcactCGGAGgaaaacttttcttttgtttttgtatcaaAACGATTCACGATGAGTGTAGTCATGTTGATATTGTTAGTAATGGAACTTTGGGCACTTGACTTCTTCATGTGCTAGTTAACAAGGTGGCGTTGCAGTGACGCCATCACATAATAAGGCACTTACACATTcctttacatttacatagtAAACACAAGCTTGGCACTGGCTGAGTCAGCCGTGTTTAACAGGAAGAActattaatgttttaaaaaagacaaaaacttaCTTACTTcttgattaaaataaacaaaatttacTCAGGCACGTCGTAACACTGAAGCGGTTTAACGTCACAACACGACACAACCGTCCAACTATATCTGAGGCTAAGTTGTGAGCTCACAGAGTAAACTTTATACTTACAACTTGGACTCGTCTGTCAGTTCACGTCCAGAAAGCAACTCGTTTTCTTTTATtctgataaacaaacaaactattgCACTATTTTAGGACGGTGTTTTCCTTGAATGTAACTTCCCGGGGTCGTCGAAGTAACTTTACTTTCATTTTCAGAAGGAAGAagataggttttttttttgttggtttgttttatcGCTGGGAGACATGGTTTCCGatttccttcaaaataaaacggaCAATATTTCTTGTACGGACAATAAATACTTACATTGGTTTGGAGACTGAACTAAAGCTCAAACCTTTACTTTTTGGAGAAGGCTACTACACTTTTCACGATACAACAAGCGTTTTTGCTATTATTTAGCTACATtgtagacttttattttttaaagaccATTTGACCTAATAAATCCAGGCGTAGCTTGCCCAGACAAGTACTAAACCGAACCCAATCAACAGACACTGTTCCAAACAAACCACTTTATTTAGATTTACATTACAGGTCAGGTCTATCCTTCACCTTCATCATATTGACCTGAAatatccagtgtgtaacattcagtAAGGATTTAGTGCAAATTCTggtttcacagaatttcaaaataagcaTTTGTGTGGCAACAGAacgtgagtttgagacctctgctttagTGGCAGGAAATGGTAAAATACTTCACAATGGAAGAAGAATAACATCCATTCTGATATGCTGAGGTATCTATAGTTCCCTGGCATGCTTTGGTAAGAGAGTGACAAGATCTCAGTCTGCAGTGttaccactagatgtcacttgttacacattggacctttaagtttCATGACAAGATCACACAGCTCAGGTCAGGTCTCATGTTGTTCTTTATCGCCACCAAATTTCCTTTAATACCACTAGCCATCTTTCactaagaataaaaaaaactagagCAGTTTCTAAACTTCAACGTGAGTTAAAGTGATGAATCAACAACCCATTGTGACAGACTGTATTGTGCTTGGAAGATGTGCGTGTTTCTtcagagtgatgatgatgatttcagGTTTGATTCTGGTGGACGGCGCGAGGCGAATGGGAGGAAGTAATCCCGGGCAAATCGGAAGACATCATCTGGTTTTCTTAGCAACAAGAACTGCAGGAAGTCGGATATGAGGGCACGGACCTCTGGGTGCTTTCTCAGGTACGAGGCGTTATCAGCCTTCAGCTCCTCCTGCCACAGAAGGACATTGTGTTTGAAAAGGCATGTGATTGTTGTGGCACAAACAGTCTGAATAACAGTTTCACCTTTCTGTCCAGGAACTTGGAACGCATCTGCATGTCTGCTTCCCAATCCAGGGGGATCTTCTCAAAACctaacgtacacacacacacacacaggaacagaaTTTTTGAATCTGTTTCATAACATAATGTtcaaatgtgtgtatgagtgtgtgaatgATTACCCTTTTCTTGCTGTGATGGCAGCTGCAGTAGCCTCATGGTAACTGGTGATGCCACTTGTTGTCGGCTGGCCAAGTGCCTgaacataaatattattaatattcttgcaaaaatgattttagagcatcttgttttaaatgcaaGGATCTTAATTTGTCCCTCACActtatgataaataaatataggtAACAAATTGTTGTCCATTATATGTCATGCAGCCCCAACAACCAGTATAGTTGCAAACACTAAAAGAACTGTAAAAGTGTAATAGACAATATTATCCATATTGAGATAGTGGTTCGACAAGAACCTATAAGAACGTACCCATCATCTAGGAAGTGGAAGTGCCAGGCAGTGGGTCTGTCCTCCACAGAGTGAACTGCCCTCTCTATCCCATACACCTCGACAGTCTCACCCCCCACGTCCATCTGTCTCACACCCAGCTCACtctgaagacagacagaaagatcATCCAGATTTACTCTTCAAAAAAAGACGTCTTACTTACTGACAGTGCATACTTACAAAGGTGGAGTGGAACATGTCTAATCCCTGGTCGAAGGAGATGAAGGTCATGTTTTCTGGCACCTTCCTCCTCAGAGCAACGAGGCGCATGAGCACCAGGAGGGAGCCCTCTGTGACGAGGCCTTCGAGGACAGACATGGGATAGGAAACACTCTCCTTCGTCACCTCCTGTGAGCACACAATCACATACAGAAAGGATTGCTAAAACACCTTTTGAAATTTTCTTCACATAGCCACCAATAGATATAATCCTCTGGGAAATCAAGTGTCTGTAGCCCACATAATACTGTAATAATCATAACAAATCCTTATGCTGTGACCAAATGAATTAATTCGCTGGCAAACCTGTTACTCACCAACCTGCCCACCTGTGTAGGTCCATACTGACATGTTTGGTGTTTTCTTACAGGTGATTCAGACATGATATATTAACCGCACGGCTTCTAGCAGTTACCACGTGTTTTACAATTCCGAATCTCACTAAGAATCTCAGGAGTTAATTCTGGCttttaaactgtatttactTAATTGTAATTGacttactttatttacttaaacTTAATATACTTCATTTACCTAATGGGTATATTCCGACATGATGAGGattttaattaataacattaaaatgcgTTTCAGAAACTAATTATGAACTTAAACCTCATGTTAAAAACATGATGACAAACATCTTAgtcagttgttgttgtgagtaTTGTGAGCTTTACAACACAAGCCATCTGATTGAACTTTAATATTATAGTTTCAGGCACTTATCTTTCACAGCATAGTGTTCCTTTTCTCACCTCTCCAACGGTAATAACTTTATCGATCACCATCTGCCCGTCACACTGCACCATGTGACACCTCTTCTCCAAACTGTGGCCTTCAAGCTGAAGAAATGCATTTAAATCACAAAGTGGTGCAAGACCATGCAAAACAGAAGTGGCACATTAGAGAACAATGTTTCTACTTATGTAAAAGCTGATGTCAGTGTATGTGGAAAGCTGACAATGACTCACTTTGACATACTCATAGTAATCTTCCTCCAGCAACTCCAGGTTCGTGGTCAGATAGGCTTAAATTGCAGAAGAGGCGAAGGATATGAAAGGTAGGCACAGAGTTGCTATAAAAGGATAAAACAGTGCAGATTAAGAGATCAAGACAGTCCCTGTCACCTGTCACTGTTGTCCCACAGGGGGAGTTGTCGATGGCTCCTTGGCTCTGAGCGTGCAGCAGCACACAGGTCTGCTGGAATCTAAAGGCAAACTCTACCGTCACACTGAACCTCCCCAGCCTTCTGCCACTCTCAGACACAGTCACCAGAGAGTcaggaaacacacacttcagcagCTCTGCAGGCTCTGAGGAAAGAGGGGAGTTAGTGTCTGTCGACTTGCATTGGCTCACACCTTTGTTGAATTGATATTTAGCTTGAAGGATGTATTGTTTCACAAATTGTAATTTAAACCAGTAGGGGCAGACCTTTATTTTAACGATATCTACCTCCTATAACAGAAACGCTACAAAAAACattgtgtcaaaaaaatgtcaatgcTGGACATTTAATTAGAAATTTCCAAACCCACCCAGTCTTGTCCAAAatgtatggatttttttttatttttttaatagcaAATCGAATTTGGGAATTTTTTcgataaaaaaatgtcaattctggacttttaatttgaaatttgtcaaaaactgtacagtaaGTGTCTGATTTTAAGTATGTTAGTAGTCATAAATGTCCTGAACACAAACCAGCCAGTCTTGTCCAGAGTGGGGACTTGGGACTTGGGGAAGATGGGGCCTTATCATGTTATGTCCTAGGCCCCCTAGACTGGGGCATAACAACttatggaaaaaaatgttttgatatcaaatcaaatttggGAATTGTTTTGATAAAAAATGTCGATGTTggacttttaattttaaatttctcaaaaaaacaacaactgtacgTTAAAGTCTGTTTATGTCTTTATACACTTTATACACAAAAGCCAGTTTGAAGGTCTCTGACACTCATAgctgtattttcattatttttcctaTTCGTATGTGTGCTTTCAAACGTACACTCAGATAGAGTGGGCTcacggttttattttgaaacttttcTGATTCTTCGGTTCGTGCTTATTTTACCGTAAAGTCCTCTGTAAGGAGGGTATTTAAATTCAGCGTCACGTCCCTCTAAAAACGCCCCCCTCCAAAATAATGGATACAACTAGGAATTCGAAAactgttatttatatttgtgatgaAGCACATGTGTTGACTCTCAGTCTCTTGTTAATTAACTACAGACTTCACCTTATGAACTGACAACTCACTCACCGAGACTGGACATGAATGTGACGGCTTCATCAGAAGctttcagcagcagctgtccTCCGTGGCCGCGTCCTTCACTCTCCACTAAAGCCGCGGCACCAAACTCACCTTCCGGTGGGGCTCCCGCCATCGTTCGTCTACGTAGTTGAAACAGATTTACAGGCTTTCCATTTGCTGCGACATGTAGCGTAATTGTacaattatatatgtatttttttcttcaacacGAACAGTTTTACCAGCGGGACTTCCTGCCACAGGGTCCTCAGATACGGAGAAGACGAACGAGTGAAAGTTGTCATGACAACGACGCCACAGTTAAGTACCGTAAATACGCTCGCGTGTGCGCAGCCGGATCAGGAAGCAAGctactattttttttgtttttaacacagaCTACATTTTGGACACCCGTCAAAAATGTCGTtgggtgcaggacttgtgctggtaaactAGTgacatttgggtggattgaacctttaaaacttgaagtatttaaacaaagtggtattttggtcGAATCACAATTTAAAAGAGACTGACTTAtaagcccctcccactccctgaacACCTGCACCTAACACCTGCATTATAAAAGCAGAAAACCTggattgaacatttaaaacttgaagtatttagacaaagtggtattttggtggaggGTAAGGGTTCATCAGCCGCACCCACTTCCTGTCCCCCCCCTTGCAAACACCAGTTTCTAATACCTGCATTATAAAGGCACCAAaatgtatgtcatccaaaaagtcactaaaattacatttttggtgtcattttggacgacatattaaactatgacattttggtcaaattttggacgacaaacttaactatggcattttggtgactttgtggacaacatactaaactatgacattttgggtgattttggacaacatactatactatgacttttttgagtgattttggacgacacactatactatgactttttataccgattttggacaacataccgtactatgacttttttgagtgattttggacaacatactatactatgactttttttgtcaaatttttatgacatactatactatgacttttttgagtgattttggacgacatactatactatgacttttttgagtgaatttggacgacatactatagtatgacttttttgagtgattttggacgatataatatactatgactttttttaaatgattttggacgacatactatactatgacttgttatactgattttggacaacatactataatatgacttttttgagtgattttggacgacatactatactatgactttttttgtccaatgttggacgacatactatatactatgacttttttgactgattttggaagacatactatactatggcttttttgaccaattttggacaacatactatactatggcttttttgaccaattttggatgacatactatactataactttttataccaattttggacgacatactatactatggcttttttgaccaattttggacaacatactatactatggcttttttgaccaattttggacgacatactatactatggcttttttgaccaattttggacgacatactatactatgactttttataccaattttggatgacatactatactatgacttttttgagtgattttggacaacatactatacaatgacttatttgagtgattttggatgacatactattctataACTTTTTatacaaattttggacgacatactatactatggcttttttgaccaattttggacaacatactatactatggcttttttgaccaattttggacgacatactatactatggcttttttgaccaattttggacaacatactatactatgactttttttgtcaaattctggacgacatactatactatgacttttttgagtgattttggacgacatactatactatgactttttataccaattttggaggacatactatactatgactttttataccaagtttggatgacatactatactatgattttttgagtgattttggacaacatacaaaactatgactttttgagtgattttggacaacatactattctttgactttttataccaattttggacgacatactatactatgactttttataccaattttggacgacatactatactattactttttataccaattttggacgacttactgtactatgactttttttgtcaaattttggacgacatactatactatgacttttttctagtgattttggacgacatactatactatgacttttttgagagattttggacgacatactatactatggttttttgaccgattttagatgacatactatactatgacttttttgagtgattttggacgacatacaaaactatgactttttgaccaacatactatactatgacttttttgagtgattttggacgacatactatactttgactttttataccaattttggacgacatactatactatgacttttttgagtgattttggacgacatactatactatgactttttcaacagattttggacgacatactatgctatgacttttttgagtgatttaggacaacatactatactatgacttttgaatgattttgcacgacatactatactatgacttttttgagtgattttgcacgacttACTACACGATGaattttttggacaacatactaaactgttaCAGGGCTGTTGTAGATGAGGCTTGAACCCACAACCCTTGGCGGTGGAGGCAAGTGTTTTCCCCATTCACCACAGGGACTTGCTGTTGATGTGACACATGAGGTTTTTGttacattgtggacgacatactatacaatgactttttataccgattttggacgacatactataatatgactttttttggtcaaattgtggacgacatactatactatgacttttttgagtgattttggacgacatactatactatgacttttttgagtgattttggacgacatactaaccaatgacatttttgtcaaattttggatgacatactaaactatgacatttaggtcacattttggacgacatactaaaaccatgacatttttgtcaagttttggacaacatactaaactatgactttttgactgattttggacgacatactaaactgtaaCAGGGCTGTTGTAGATGAGGCTTGAACCCACAACCCTTGGCATTGGAGGCAAGTGTTTTCCCCATTCACCACAGGGACTTGCTGTTGATGTGACACATGAGGTTTTTGttacattgtggacgacatactatactatgactttttatacagattttggacgacatactataatatgacttttttgtcaaattttggacgacatactatactatgactttttgaccgattttggacgacatacaaaactgtgattttgcacgacatactatactatgacttttttgagggattttggacgacatactgtactatgactttttttgtcaaattttggacgacatactatactatgacttttttctagtgattttggacgacatactatactatgactttttataccaattttggacgacatactatactatgactttttataccaattttggatgacatactatactatgacttttttgagtgattttggacaacatactatacaattacttatttgagtgattttggatgacaaactatactatgactttttataccaattttggacgacatactatactatgacttttttgagtgattttggacgacatactatactatggcttttttgaccaattttggacaacatactatactatgactttttttgtcaaattttggacgacatactatactatgacttttttgagtgattttggacgacatactatactttgactttttataccaattttggacgacatactatactaggacttttttgagtgattttggacgacatactatactatgacttttttgaccgattttggacgacatactatactatgactttttcaacagattttggacgacatacaaaactatgacttttttgagtgattttgcacgacttactaaccaatgacatttttgtcaaattttggatgacatactatactatgactttttatacagattttggacgacatactataatatgacttttttttgtcaaatttcggacgacatactatactatgacttttttaagagattttggacaacatactataatatgacttttttgtcaaattttggacgacatactatactatgactttttgaacgattttggacgacatacaaaactatgactttttgagtgattttgcatgacatactatactatgacttttttgagtgattttggacgacacactatactatgacttttttgagtgattttggacgacatacaaaactatgattttttgagtgattttgcacgacttactatactatgattgttttgtcaaattttggacaacatactaaactgtaaCAGGGATGTTGTAGATGAGGCTTGAACCCACAACCCTTGGCATTGGAGGCAAGTGTTTTCCCCATTCACCACAGGGACTTGCTGTTGATGTGACACATGAGGTTTTTGttacattgtggacgacatactatactatgactttttataccgattttggacgacatactataatatgactttttctgtcaaattttggacgacatactatactatgacttttttgagtgattttggacgacatacaaaactatgactttttgagtgattgtggatgacatactatactacgactttttttagtgattttggacgacatactatactatgacttttttgagagattttggacgacatactataatatgacttttttgtcaaattttggacgacatactatactatgactttttgaacgattttggacgacaaacaaaactatgactttttgagcgattttgcatgacatactatactatgacttttttgagtgattttggacgacatataaaactatgactttttgaccgattttggacgacatactatactatgacttttttgagtgattttggacgacatactatactatgacttttttgagtgattttggacgacatacaaaactatgattttttgagtgattttgcacgacttactatactatgattgttttgtcaaattttggataacatactaaactgtaACAGGGATGTTGTAGATGAGGCTTGAACCCACAACCCTTGGCATTGGAGGCAAGTGTTTTCCCCATTCACCACAGGGACTTGCTGTTGATGTGACACATGAGGTTTTTGttacattgtggacgacatactatactatgactttttataccgattttggacgacatactatactatgacttttttgagtgattttggacgacatacaaaactatgactttttgagtgattgtggatgacatactatactacgactttttttagtgattttggacgacatactatactatgacttttttgagagattttggacgacatactataatatgacttttttgtc encodes:
- the catip gene encoding ciliogenesis-associated TTC17-interacting protein, with amino-acid sequence MAGAPPEGEFGAAALVESEGRGHGGQLLLKASDEAVTFMSSLEPAELLKCVFPDSLVTVSESGRRLGRFSVTVEFAFRFQQTCVLLHAQSQGAIDNSPCGTTVTAYLTTNLELLEEDYYEYVKLEGHSLEKRCHMVQCDGQMVIDKVITVGEEVTKESVSYPMSVLEGLVTEGSLLVLMRLVALRRKVPENMTFISFDQGLDMFHSTFSELGVRQMDVGGETVEVYGIERAVHSVEDRPTAWHFHFLDDGHLASRQQVASPVTMRLLQLPSQQEKGFEKIPLDWEADMQMRSKFLDRKEELKADNASYLRKHPEVRALISDFLQFLLLRKPDDVFRFARDYFLPFASRRPPESNLKSSSSL